GCGTCCCAGTGGCAGAGGCGGGACTTCGCAAGGTCATCGAGGCTCTTAGCCAGGTGTCTGGGGAAGCCGAGAGCGGCGAGCTCCAGCAGTCTCTTGACGCGCTACTCCAGCGGAACATTGCCTACACGGCCGCGCCTCAGACCGACGACCGCCACTCGGAATGGGTGGCTGGCGTGCGAAGCGACCTACAACGGATCCGACTAGCGCTAACCGCTGCCAGAGGAATCTGACATGAACCAGACAGTGCACATCGACCCCCGTCCCGCCGCAGATCGCTCGTCAGCGTGGGTAGCCGCCGCCGCAGACCTTGCTATCGCGGCAGCGGCAGTCTCGAACTTCTGTGACCACCTGGAGCACTGCGAGGCCAACGAACGGGCGGACGTCGCGCAGGCTGCCCGTACTCTTCGTAACTTGGCGCTAGTCCTGGCGGAGGTCGAGGGCGTCAATCTAATCGAGCTCTATGGTGCCCGCCTGAACGCCATTGAACGACGTCATCCAATGAATCCCGTTGATGGGTTCATCGGAGGTGAACGCGTCCGAGATGCCGGCACGTGGGATGACCTGCAAGAGATCCAGTGGAATCACGATCGTCTGTACCACCCGGACGTCGTAGGTCTAGCCAAGTTCGAGCAAGCGCGCCACTGCGCCCTGCACCTGGCGAAGCTCGCGGGTGCTGCAGCGACCGCGACGAGAGACCCTGATCAGCGGCCGGACTTCATCGATCGTCGGCTGCCCGACACGCTGCTGTTCGGTCTCAAATTGGCAACGCTATTTGGTGAGCGTCTGCCGGCGGTACCGCTGGCGCTGGATCAAGCCCCCATTTCGGCGGATAGAACGGCGTAGGAAGCGCAGCGGTTGGCGCGAATCGCGCCTTGATTCGGGTGCGGTTGCTCTTGAGGTCCGGGAACGCGACCCGCGAGTACTTGTCCAACTCGCAAAACAGATTCTGGATGTCGATCGCTTGCAGCGGGCGGCCGTAGAGAGACTCGAAGTCGAGGTTCAGCCGCTCGAACTCTTCGGCTTGGCGATCGGCCATCCATCGGATGAGCCGGTCATCGTCCCACCCAACAGTGTCGACGAAGCATTTGGTGATTCCACGTTTCGCGCCCGGCCCCGCGACCGCGTGCTCGTTCTCGGAGAACGAGCAAAGCTCGCTGTAGTTAAGGTCGATGGCAAGCTGATACGCCATGAATGGGCCGATCAAGGGATAGCTGGCGAGGAGGTCGTACAACTCACGTAGAGACTTGGCATTCGCAAGCGACTGAGGCAGGCCGCCAGGGCGTAGCATCAACTCAAGGAGGGCAAGATGATTGCGATGCTTCCGGTCGTGCCCGAAGGCGCGGTTCGCGCAGAGAATGAACGCGCCGGTGTAAAGCTTGCGCCCCCTGGAAAACGCGTCATCTAGGACGCGGCCGAACCCGTCCGAACGGAACGTCTCGACGGTCACGTCGCCGAGCGTGTCTACTAGTAACTCCCATGTAGCTGGCTTGGAGAAGAGGCGGAACAGCACAATCCGCAGGACGTCGTCTTCGGCCGTGTAGTCGGCCCGCCCGTAGATGACCTCCCGAATCAGGTACTGCGAGACGCGATCACTTGCGCGATACGCGTTGCAGAACTTGTACTCCGCCAAGATCGGGTCCTCGGTCCATGGACCGGCATCGCCGGCGAGCCGACGGAAAAGGATTCGCTGCCGCTCGGCGGCGAGTCTCCAGTAGGCGTCAAGAACTTCCTGGCGAGGGACCGGCGGCACCCAGCGAGCCTATCGCCCGCCGGCGAGCGAGCCACCGGGTGTGCTCGCGTGAAATTGCAGCCTCAGCGTCCGCAACGAACGTGGCCCAGGCCGTTTCGTCGTTCCTGACCGGCAGGTTATCGCGCACGAGCACCAGCTCGTGGGCGGTCGTGGCATAAGCCTCCGCAAGGCCCGAGTGGTCCTTTGATGCCAACCACGCGATTCCCGACGCAGCGGCCGCCGCCGCGAGGCCCATGAGATCGATTTGGATCACATCGGTAGCACGGAGAGTTGCAGCGAGGACCCCGGACGCTTGCAGTCCGAGCGTCGCGACCGCCCAGCGCCGGGCGAGAGTTTCGTTGTCCTTCGCCTTTTCGCTGTACCACTGCACCTGATCGAGTAGCCGATCCGAGTCATACACAGACCGACGTACGTCGAGTGATTCGCTCCGGAGCGTTTTCATCCAGCCGGTCAGCTGACGCGCATCGGGCCGCGGCGCATCTTTCAGGCCAGCGTGTGAGTCGAGCAGATCGCGGAACCGCTTGGTCAAGCGGCGTTGTGCCTCTTCGTCATCACCTGACGTTGTGAAGGGTGTGC
The sequence above is a segment of the Conexibacter woesei Iso977N genome. Coding sequences within it:
- a CDS encoding nucleotide kinase domain-containing protein, with translation MPPVPRQEVLDAYWRLAAERQRILFRRLAGDAGPWTEDPILAEYKFCNAYRASDRVSQYLIREVIYGRADYTAEDDVLRIVLFRLFSKPATWELLVDTLGDVTVETFRSDGFGRVLDDAFSRGRKLYTGAFILCANRAFGHDRKHRNHLALLELMLRPGGLPQSLANAKSLRELYDLLASYPLIGPFMAYQLAIDLNYSELCSFSENEHAVAGPGAKRGITKCFVDTVGWDDDRLIRWMADRQAEEFERLNLDFESLYGRPLQAIDIQNLFCELDKYSRVAFPDLKSNRTRIKARFAPTAALPTPFYPPKWGLDPAPAVPPADAHQIALPI
- a CDS encoding DUF4231 domain-containing protein; the encoded protein is MKFDEPEYPALQLSFDRCSTAAQNRTMRLTRGSLLAGVVAAAAGVVAGSDGADWGAIIALLAFLAGAACQFLLVKDRPERDWYDARAGAESVKTLTWQYAVGGTPFTTSGDDEEAQRRLTKRFRDLLDSHAGLKDAPRPDARQLTGWMKTLRSESLDVRRSVYDSDRLLDQVQWYSEKAKDNETLARRWAVATLGLQASGVLAATLRATDVIQIDLMGLAAAAAASGIAWLASKDHSGLAEAYATTAHELVLVRDNLPVRNDETAWATFVADAEAAISREHTRWLARRRAIGSLGAAGPSPGSS